A single Gemmatimonadaceae bacterium DNA region contains:
- a CDS encoding RagB/SusD family nutrient uptake outer membrane protein has product MRRTLAFGIVLVAVAACTDLATLTQSNPGALSTATVYTPLNASLIVNGAISDFECAYSRYVVGSGVFTDELADGISNAANFDYDRRTLPTSATYGTGSCTSANQQPAIYTPLSIARRSADTAIAFLKGWTDAQMPAGVNRTKLIGQSYAYAGYSLVLLGEGMCTAAINLGPELQPAQVFAEAKSRFDSAIVAATAASDPTTVSLATLGRARTQLDLGNVAAAGTDAATIAATFIVNTSPDAVNVRRQNFSFFTINNSSFATVDPSFRGLTVNGAADPRVAVTSTGKNGTAPGAAIFTPDKYPTFATAMPVARYAEAQLIVAEAKAAAGDLPGSVAAINAARATHTGLPAFDGTGQTAAQLKTQIIEERRRELFLEGHRLGDLRRYGLAFTPASGTAYAGGGNYGTETCFPLPDVERINNPSIAKGP; this is encoded by the coding sequence ATGCGACGAACACTAGCCTTCGGCATCGTGCTGGTGGCGGTCGCCGCCTGCACGGATCTCGCGACGCTGACCCAGTCCAACCCCGGTGCGCTTTCGACCGCCACCGTGTATACGCCGCTCAACGCGTCGCTCATCGTGAACGGAGCGATCAGCGACTTCGAATGCGCCTACTCGCGATACGTCGTGGGGTCGGGCGTCTTTACCGACGAACTGGCTGACGGCATCTCGAACGCCGCCAACTTCGACTACGACCGGCGCACGTTGCCGACGAGCGCGACGTACGGGACGGGCAGTTGCACCTCGGCGAACCAGCAGCCGGCGATTTACACGCCGCTCTCGATCGCTCGGCGGTCGGCCGACACCGCGATCGCGTTCCTCAAGGGTTGGACCGACGCGCAAATGCCAGCCGGCGTCAACCGCACGAAGCTCATCGGCCAGTCGTACGCCTACGCCGGCTACAGCCTCGTGCTGCTCGGCGAAGGCATGTGCACGGCGGCGATCAACCTGGGACCGGAGCTTCAACCGGCCCAGGTGTTCGCCGAGGCCAAGTCGAGATTCGATTCGGCGATCGTGGCGGCGACCGCGGCGTCCGATCCCACGACGGTGAGCTTGGCGACGCTCGGGCGCGCGCGCACGCAGCTCGATTTGGGCAATGTGGCCGCGGCGGGCACCGACGCCGCGACGATCGCGGCGACGTTCATCGTCAACACGTCCCCCGACGCCGTCAACGTCCGTCGCCAGAACTTCTCCTTCTTCACGATCAACAACAGCAGCTTCGCCACGGTGGACCCGAGCTTCCGCGGCCTGACGGTCAACGGCGCGGCTGATCCGCGCGTCGCCGTTACGTCGACGGGAAAGAATGGCACGGCGCCGGGCGCGGCGATTTTCACGCCGGACAAGTACCCGACGTTCGCGACGGCGATGCCGGTCGCGCGCTACGCCGAAGCGCAGTTGATCGTCGCCGAGGCGAAAGCGGCGGCCGGTGATCTCCCGGGCTCGGTCGCGGCGATCAACGCGGCGCGTGCGACGCACACGGGTCTCCCGGCGTTCGACGGAACGGGGCAGACCGCCGCGCAGCTCAAGACGCAGATCATCGAGGAGCGTCGCCGCGAGCTGTTCCTCGAAGGGCATCGCCTCGGCGACCTGCGCCGGTACGGCCTGGCGTTCACGCCGGCCAGCGGTACGGCGTACGCGGGCGGTGGCAACTACGGCACGGAGACGTGCTTCCCGCTTCCCGACGTCGAGCGAATCAACAATCCCAGCATCGCGAAGGGACCGTGA